One genomic region from Robbsia betulipollinis encodes:
- a CDS encoding GDSL-type esterase/lipase family protein, giving the protein MHIGRQTTGAGVTGDTGVTFGGAASVTIAAGGFATSDNVNLTFAYGDILSVTEYVSGSWASLTAHAQGVNVVTNYVTAAGAGDQTQDVAGTAFKYTTFNTFLLDRVDVLGDYKETIAAFGSSTTDGYQSGRDQHMTYPEQLAAALHAAGHDDIAVANVGIYGTTVLGTGATAGVNRFVRDVAALPGVTSVIDYLGANDLRTDCITAASLIDGKQNLIAQAHTAGLRIIEGITAPSTFCGAQNPSGFGTRFAQGSGEEAQRFLLNTWQTSTQPSSVNGTTVQPPASDGTIDFATALADPSNTSYLLPAYDSGDDIHPNASGYGVMAATVPLSLF; this is encoded by the coding sequence GTGCATATCGGCAGGCAGACCACCGGTGCCGGCGTCACCGGCGACACGGGCGTGACCTTCGGCGGCGCGGCCTCCGTCACGATCGCTGCGGGAGGCTTCGCGACGTCGGACAACGTGAACCTGACCTTCGCCTACGGCGACATTCTGAGCGTGACCGAGTACGTCTCGGGCTCCTGGGCGAGTCTCACCGCCCACGCGCAGGGCGTCAACGTGGTGACGAATTACGTGACGGCGGCGGGCGCCGGCGATCAAACGCAGGACGTGGCCGGCACTGCCTTCAAGTACACGACATTCAACACGTTTCTCCTGGATCGCGTGGATGTCCTCGGCGACTACAAGGAGACGATCGCGGCGTTCGGCAGTTCGACGACGGATGGCTATCAATCCGGGCGGGATCAACACATGACCTATCCCGAACAGCTTGCGGCAGCGCTGCACGCGGCCGGCCACGATGACATTGCCGTGGCGAACGTGGGTATTTATGGCACCACGGTGCTGGGGACGGGCGCGACGGCCGGGGTGAATCGGTTCGTACGGGATGTGGCGGCCCTGCCCGGGGTCACGAGCGTCATCGACTACCTCGGCGCGAACGATCTGCGTACGGACTGCATCACGGCGGCCAGCCTGATCGACGGGAAACAAAATCTGATCGCGCAGGCGCACACGGCCGGACTCAGGATAATCGAAGGGATCACGGCACCGTCAACATTTTGCGGGGCGCAGAATCCGAGCGGTTTCGGTACGCGCTTCGCGCAGGGAAGCGGCGAGGAAGCGCAGCGCTTTTTGCTCAATACGTGGCAAACGTCCACGCAGCCATCGTCGGTCAACGGCACGACCGTCCAGCCGCCGGCAAGCGACGGCACGATCGACTTCGCGACGGCGTTGGCCGACCCGTCGAACACGAGCTATCTGCTGCCCGCCTACGATTCGGGAGACGATATTCATCCCAATGCCAGTGGCTATGGGGTGATGGCGGCAACCGTTCCCCTGTCGCTTTTTTAA
- a CDS encoding CapA family protein — translation MNRRRFLVDAMAWGVGSTPLCASLQACSSAQENGTTHIALLGQIVIRRAVDEVTWPGRPALQARLADADVVFANLESVVDGPRPGTPTRALLTLHAAKASALRTLSALHVNLLGTANNHAFDLGSDGIRNTLEALRRAGIPTAGTGEKLSVAAAPAYVATSGRQTAVVAFATGMLRPGAAAGPDHIGVNELRRHADGRPHEEDRQRILCAIRAAAKRADVVIACHHNHDRGPGHEAVPDWQRDFAHQCIDAGAAVFAGHGVPVLQGIEIYRAAPLFFGLGNFMFQVAKPVGAYEEGTWEGVMALCAFKNRWCEHVRLIPVVLNEVACDGSVEAGDRGLPTLASPSQADAILARIGARCAAFGTSVSLLSHEGIVTID, via the coding sequence ATGAACCGGCGCCGGTTTCTCGTCGATGCGATGGCCTGGGGTGTGGGATCGACGCCCCTATGCGCATCGTTGCAAGCCTGTTCGTCCGCTCAGGAAAACGGTACGACGCACATCGCCCTGCTCGGGCAAATTGTCATCAGGCGCGCAGTCGATGAGGTGACATGGCCCGGTCGCCCGGCGCTGCAGGCACGACTCGCCGACGCCGACGTGGTGTTCGCCAATCTGGAGTCCGTCGTCGACGGCCCTCGCCCCGGAACACCGACGCGCGCATTGCTGACACTGCACGCCGCCAAGGCGTCGGCGCTACGCACGTTGTCCGCCCTGCACGTCAATCTGCTCGGCACGGCCAACAACCATGCGTTCGACCTGGGCAGCGACGGCATTCGCAATACCCTGGAAGCGCTGCGTCGTGCCGGCATCCCCACGGCGGGGACCGGCGAGAAACTGAGCGTGGCCGCCGCGCCGGCCTACGTTGCGACATCGGGCAGGCAGACGGCCGTCGTTGCCTTCGCGACCGGCATGCTCAGACCGGGTGCCGCGGCAGGCCCGGACCATATCGGCGTCAACGAACTGCGGCGGCACGCCGATGGCCGCCCCCACGAGGAAGATCGGCAACGGATCCTGTGCGCCATTCGCGCGGCCGCGAAGCGGGCGGATGTCGTGATCGCCTGTCACCATAATCACGATCGAGGGCCTGGCCACGAGGCGGTTCCGGATTGGCAGCGTGACTTCGCACACCAATGCATCGATGCGGGTGCCGCGGTTTTTGCCGGTCACGGCGTTCCGGTATTACAGGGCATCGAGATCTACCGCGCGGCACCCCTGTTTTTCGGGTTGGGCAATTTCATGTTTCAGGTGGCCAAACCGGTGGGCGCCTACGAGGAGGGAACATGGGAAGGCGTGATGGCATTGTGCGCTTTCAAAAACCGATGGTGCGAGCACGTGCGGCTCATTCCCGTCGTGCTCAACGAAGTGGCATGCGACGGTAGCGTCGAAGCCGGGGATCGCGGCCTGCCGACGCTCGCCTCGCCCAGTCAGGCCGACGCCATTCTCGCGCGCATCGGCGCGCGCTGCGCCGCTTTCGGCACGTCTGTCTCGCTTCTTTCGCACGAAGGCATCGTGACGATCGACTGA
- a CDS encoding MFS transporter, with protein sequence MSCYLAMFIDYLFYGMWVPLIPAYFPAARDSGQAGWVVSSYSAGILLFPLVFSLCRGRLTYWRVMFAAAILKCVALALLTAADDALLFAAGRVLQGVATAGTWSAAFAFLSSRHPGRGTAAIAGAGAVGAAGYALGPMLGAWAQEQFSAAAPPLIMACFLSIGVIFCGICKGRNDTTRSDPRPRERVVHKPAMRRGMPLALLVIATASASWSLIESLLPLRHGHRAAQSLQDVGTLFTVSSLIAIALTPAVVALVQRTSEHAAAGIGAALMSGALVVLAFSEEWGISLAALLSAQIAYQLMFYPMSAQVGQLACAMGNTSALSAYGLSNSVYSLGMLATGGAETLLGSRCDATQWMLIASAGIAVVGVGLFVSRRAGSDCGL encoded by the coding sequence GTGTCGTGCTATCTCGCCATGTTCATCGACTATCTGTTTTACGGCATGTGGGTGCCGTTGATTCCCGCCTACTTTCCCGCCGCCCGGGACAGCGGCCAGGCCGGATGGGTGGTATCGAGTTACAGCGCCGGCATCCTGCTGTTCCCTCTCGTTTTTTCGCTATGTCGGGGTCGATTGACCTACTGGCGGGTGATGTTCGCCGCGGCGATTCTCAAGTGCGTCGCCCTGGCGCTGCTGACGGCCGCGGACGACGCGCTGCTTTTTGCCGCCGGGCGCGTGCTGCAGGGGGTCGCTACGGCCGGCACGTGGTCCGCTGCATTCGCCTTCCTGTCGTCGCGGCATCCGGGACGCGGCACCGCGGCAATTGCAGGAGCGGGCGCCGTGGGCGCCGCGGGATATGCGCTGGGCCCGATGCTGGGCGCATGGGCGCAGGAACAGTTTTCTGCCGCCGCGCCGCCGCTCATCATGGCGTGCTTCCTGTCGATCGGTGTGATCTTCTGCGGTATCTGCAAAGGACGGAACGATACCACGCGATCGGATCCCCGCCCACGCGAACGCGTCGTGCACAAACCCGCCATGCGCAGGGGAATGCCGCTCGCGCTCCTGGTAATTGCCACGGCATCGGCCTCCTGGAGTCTGATCGAGTCGCTGCTGCCATTGCGTCACGGTCACCGCGCGGCGCAGTCACTGCAGGATGTGGGTACGCTGTTCACGGTGTCGAGCCTGATCGCCATCGCGCTCACGCCTGCCGTGGTCGCCCTCGTCCAGCGGACGTCCGAGCATGCCGCCGCGGGCATCGGCGCGGCTCTCATGAGCGGGGCGCTCGTCGTACTGGCGTTCAGCGAGGAATGGGGCATCAGCCTCGCGGCGCTGCTGTCGGCACAGATCGCCTATCAGCTCATGTTTTACCCGATGTCCGCCCAGGTGGGGCAACTCGCGTGTGCCATGGGAAACACGTCTGCATTGTCGGCCTATGGTTTGTCCAACAGCGTGTATTCATTGGGGATGTTGGCAACGGGCGGCGCGGAGACCCTGCTGGGCTCACGGTGCGACGCCACGCAGTGGATGCTGATCGCCAGCGCCGGGATCGCCGTGGTCGGCGTGGGACTGTTCGTCTCGCGTCGGGCCGGGTCGGATTGCGGCCTGTGA
- a CDS encoding alpha/beta hydrolase fold domain-containing protein → MTPLNALSHADLPPALEGTCDFDMLCDVGHAYAKKLAADGNTLTYMRTMPTFRTVLFR, encoded by the coding sequence GTGACACCGCTGAATGCGCTCAGCCATGCGGATTTGCCGCCGGCGCTGGAGGGGACCTGCGACTTCGATATGCTCTGCGATGTCGGTCACGCCTATGCGAAGAAACTCGCCGCCGATGGCAACACACTGACCTACATGCGCACCATGCCGACCTTTCGCACGGTTTTATTCAGATGA
- a CDS encoding LysR family transcriptional regulator: MTNRQLRAFLAIADSLSFAVAAERLNLSQPALSLAIKGLETSLGGALFVRSTRNVALSPEGETLLPLARHIIADWDNAVELLHRHFTLRLGKVSIAAMPSYAANRLPLALKVFHDRYPRVTITVHDVVNETMLEMVRNRRVEMGIGFEPAADDALNFAPLSAGRFVAVLPPDSPLATQTRVTWAQLRDTDFITLQRPSSMRALIEERLASAGHGLSVTLECHQLVTVGRMVAAGLGVSAVPTLCVAQMQELGARCVPLTNPVIQRRIGVMHRKDHALSAATQALRTILLEHASGSSDSRHE; this comes from the coding sequence ATGACGAATCGTCAACTGCGCGCTTTTCTGGCCATCGCGGACAGTCTCAGCTTCGCCGTGGCCGCCGAGAGGCTGAACCTGTCGCAACCGGCCCTGAGCCTGGCGATCAAGGGTCTGGAGACGTCGCTGGGCGGCGCGCTGTTCGTTCGAAGTACGAGAAATGTCGCATTATCGCCAGAAGGGGAAACCCTGTTGCCGCTCGCGCGACACATCATCGCGGATTGGGACAATGCGGTGGAGTTGCTGCACCGGCATTTCACGCTGCGACTGGGCAAGGTGTCGATCGCCGCGATGCCTTCCTATGCGGCGAATCGGTTGCCCCTGGCGTTGAAGGTGTTTCACGACCGCTACCCGCGCGTGACGATCACGGTGCACGATGTCGTCAATGAAACGATGCTGGAGATGGTGCGCAACCGCCGCGTGGAGATGGGCATCGGTTTCGAACCGGCGGCCGACGACGCGCTGAACTTCGCACCGTTGTCGGCGGGACGTTTCGTGGCGGTCCTGCCGCCGGACTCGCCGTTGGCGACCCAGACGCGCGTGACGTGGGCACAACTGCGCGACACCGATTTCATTACCCTGCAACGTCCCTCGTCCATGCGGGCGTTGATCGAGGAGCGCCTGGCAAGCGCGGGTCATGGCTTGTCGGTGACGTTGGAGTGCCATCAACTGGTCACCGTCGGCCGGATGGTTGCGGCGGGCCTGGGCGTGAGCGCGGTGCCGACCCTCTGCGTGGCGCAAATGCAGGAGCTGGGCGCACGCTGCGTGCCGCTGACGAATCCGGTGATCCAGCGCAGGATTGGCGTGATGCATCGGAAGGATCACGCGTTGTCGGCGGCCACGCAGGCGCTGCGGACGATCCTGCTGGAGCATGCGTCGGGTTCGTCGGATAGCCGTCACGAATGA
- a CDS encoding CoA transferase subunit A, producing the protein MAGLDKRVATYEAALEGLTDGMTVLSGGFGLCGVPENLIAEIHRRNVTGLTVVSNNCGVDGFGLGVLLEKRQIRRMIASYVGENALFERQLLDGELEVELTPQGTLAEKMRAGGAGIPAFYTATGYGTQVAEGKESRAFHGRQYILEEAITGDFALVKGWKADRFGNVVYRHTAQNFNPVVAMAGKITVVEVEEIVEPGELEPSQIHTPGIFVDRLIQGRFEKRIEKRTLRA; encoded by the coding sequence ATGGCGGGACTCGACAAGCGGGTGGCGACCTATGAGGCGGCGCTCGAAGGATTGACCGACGGCATGACCGTCCTGTCCGGCGGCTTCGGCCTGTGCGGCGTCCCGGAAAATCTCATCGCGGAGATTCATCGGCGGAATGTCACCGGCCTGACGGTGGTTTCCAACAACTGCGGCGTCGACGGTTTCGGACTTGGCGTGCTGTTGGAGAAACGCCAGATCCGCAGGATGATCGCCTCGTACGTCGGTGAGAACGCCCTGTTCGAGCGGCAGTTGCTCGACGGCGAACTCGAGGTCGAACTGACGCCGCAAGGCACGCTCGCGGAGAAGATGCGCGCGGGCGGGGCGGGCATCCCGGCCTTCTACACCGCAACCGGCTATGGCACGCAGGTGGCCGAGGGCAAGGAATCACGGGCCTTCCACGGCCGTCAGTACATTCTCGAGGAAGCGATCACTGGCGATTTCGCCCTCGTCAAGGGATGGAAGGCCGACCGGTTCGGCAACGTCGTCTACCGGCATACCGCGCAGAACTTCAACCCCGTGGTGGCCATGGCGGGAAAGATCACGGTCGTGGAGGTGGAGGAGATCGTCGAGCCGGGGGAACTCGAACCCAGCCAGATCCACACACCCGGTATTTTCGTCGACCGGCTCATCCAGGGCCGTTTCGAAAAGCGTATCGAAAAGCGCACGTTGCGCGCGTGA
- a CDS encoding 3-oxoacid CoA-transferase subunit B gives MALSREQMAQRVALELKDGYYVNLGIGIPTLVANYVPQGIDVMLQSENGLLGMGEYPTAAEVDADMINAGKQTVTARRGASIFDSSLSFAMIRGGHVDLTVLGAFEVDVSGSIASWMIPGKLVKGMGGAMDLVAGAENIIAIMMHAAKDGSSKLLPQCTLPLTGVACIREVLTDLAWLTIEDGSFLLKERAPDVTVEEIVARTAGRLIVPDDVPVMRFA, from the coding sequence ATGGCACTTTCCCGTGAGCAAATGGCGCAACGCGTCGCGCTGGAATTGAAGGACGGCTACTACGTCAACCTGGGCATCGGCATCCCCACGCTGGTCGCGAACTACGTGCCCCAGGGCATCGATGTCATGCTGCAATCGGAAAACGGCTTGCTCGGCATGGGCGAATACCCCACCGCGGCGGAGGTGGATGCCGACATGATCAACGCCGGCAAGCAGACCGTCACCGCCCGGCGGGGCGCGTCGATCTTCGACTCGTCGCTGTCGTTCGCCATGATCCGCGGCGGGCACGTCGACCTGACCGTGCTCGGCGCCTTCGAGGTCGACGTATCGGGCAGCATCGCCTCGTGGATGATCCCCGGCAAGCTGGTCAAGGGCATGGGCGGCGCGATGGACCTGGTCGCCGGCGCGGAAAACATCATCGCCATCATGATGCACGCGGCGAAGGACGGCTCGTCCAAACTGCTGCCGCAATGCACCTTGCCCCTCACCGGCGTCGCGTGCATCCGCGAAGTGCTGACCGACCTCGCCTGGCTGACGATCGAAGACGGCAGTTTCCTATTGAAGGAGCGCGCCCCGGACGTCACGGTCGAAGAGATCGTCGCCAGGACGGCGGGCCGCCTGATCGTGCCGGACGACGTGCCCGTGATGCGGTTCGCGTAA
- a CDS encoding acetyl-CoA C-acetyltransferase — MEDVVIVAATRTPVGSFQGALAQVPAVELGARVILGLLDRTGLDPARVDEVILGQVLTAGCGQNPARQAAIRAGLPHAVPAMTINKVCGSGLKALHLAAQAIRCGDADIVIAGGQESMSLAPYVMPGVRTGLRMGPAPMLDSMLTDGLWDAFNDYHMGITAENVAQRFQISRDAQDAFALASQQKALHAIAEGRFVDEITPVMVPQRKGDPHHFDTDEQPRAATTLDTLAKLKPAFKKDGSVTAGNASSLNDGAAAVLMMSATRARALGLPVLARIAAYANAGVDPAVMGIAPVAATQRCLAKAGWDLHDLDLIEANEAFAAQALSVGQQLGWDAAKVNVNGGAIALGHPIGASGCRVLVTLLYEMIRRDARKGLATLCIGGGQGVALAIERGGV; from the coding sequence ATGGAAGACGTCGTCATCGTCGCGGCCACGCGCACCCCCGTGGGCAGTTTCCAGGGCGCGCTGGCGCAGGTCCCCGCGGTCGAGCTGGGCGCGCGGGTGATTCTCGGCCTGCTCGACCGCACCGGACTCGACCCGGCGCGGGTCGACGAAGTCATCCTCGGCCAGGTACTGACGGCGGGTTGCGGACAAAACCCCGCCCGACAGGCCGCCATCCGCGCGGGCTTGCCGCATGCCGTGCCCGCCATGACGATCAACAAAGTCTGCGGCTCCGGACTCAAGGCGCTGCATCTCGCCGCGCAGGCGATTCGTTGCGGGGACGCGGACATCGTCATCGCCGGCGGCCAGGAGAGCATGAGCCTCGCGCCGTACGTGATGCCCGGCGTGCGCACCGGCCTGCGGATGGGACCCGCCCCCATGCTCGACAGCATGCTCACCGACGGCCTCTGGGACGCCTTCAACGACTACCACATGGGCATTACCGCCGAGAACGTCGCCCAGCGGTTCCAGATCAGCCGCGACGCGCAGGACGCGTTCGCGCTCGCTTCGCAGCAAAAGGCCCTGCACGCCATCGCCGAAGGACGCTTCGTCGACGAAATCACGCCTGTGATGGTCCCCCAGCGCAAGGGCGACCCGCACCACTTCGACACCGACGAACAACCGCGCGCGGCGACCACGCTCGACACGCTCGCGAAACTGAAACCCGCCTTCAAAAAAGACGGCAGCGTCACGGCCGGCAACGCGTCCAGCCTGAACGACGGCGCCGCCGCCGTGCTCATGATGAGCGCCACCCGGGCGCGCGCGTTGGGCCTGCCGGTGCTGGCGCGCATCGCCGCGTATGCGAACGCCGGCGTCGACCCCGCCGTCATGGGGATCGCGCCCGTCGCGGCCACGCAGCGTTGCCTCGCGAAGGCCGGCTGGGACCTCCACGACCTGGACCTGATCGAAGCGAACGAAGCCTTTGCCGCCCAGGCCCTGTCGGTCGGTCAGCAACTCGGCTGGGACGCCGCGAAGGTCAACGTCAACGGCGGCGCCATCGCGCTCGGCCATCCGATCGGCGCATCGGGGTGCCGGGTGCTCGTCACGCTGCTTTACGAGATGATCCGCCGCGACGCGCGCAAGGGTCTGGCGACGCTGTGCATCGGTGGCGGGCAGGGCGTCGCGCTGGCGATCGAACGCGGCGGCGTCTAG
- a CDS encoding TIGR00366 family protein — translation MIRGIARFFSHIVHRFLPDPLIFALLLTAITFAMAFGLTPKSPTELVLMWGAGFWNLLAFTMQMVMILVTGHALATSDPARRALTALASMARTPAQGTMLVALLSGIACAINWGFGLVLGAMFAREVARRVAGTDYRLLVASAYMGFLTWHGGFSGSVPLVAATKGNPMEKTIGLIPVSHTLFTGYNLFITLGLIVMLPLLARAMMPAPDKVVSVDPALLIDEPTEQRVLGPDASFAERIEESRVLATLTALLIAAFLVLQFATKGFALDINTVNIAFLALGILLHKTPMAYARAIGKATRGTAGILIQFPFYAGIQAVMDHSGLGAVITHWFIAIANVHTFAFLAFLSSAVINFAVPSGGGHWVVQGPIVMPAAQALGADLGKSAMAIAYGEAWTNMAQPFWALPALAIAGLGVRDIMGYCITALLFSGVIFVVGIVVF, via the coding sequence ATGATAAGAGGCATCGCGCGATTTTTCAGTCACATCGTTCACCGCTTTCTGCCGGACCCCTTGATCTTCGCGTTGCTGCTGACGGCCATCACGTTCGCGATGGCCTTCGGTCTCACGCCCAAGTCGCCCACCGAACTCGTCCTGATGTGGGGGGCGGGATTCTGGAACCTGCTGGCCTTCACCATGCAGATGGTGATGATCCTCGTCACCGGACACGCGCTCGCCACCTCCGACCCCGCCCGACGCGCCCTGACGGCGCTGGCCAGCATGGCCCGCACCCCCGCGCAGGGCACCATGCTCGTGGCGCTGCTCAGCGGCATCGCGTGCGCGATCAACTGGGGTTTCGGCCTGGTGCTGGGCGCCATGTTCGCGCGCGAGGTCGCGCGTCGCGTCGCGGGAACGGATTACCGCCTGCTGGTCGCCTCGGCATACATGGGGTTTCTGACCTGGCATGGCGGCTTCTCCGGATCGGTGCCGCTGGTGGCCGCCACCAAGGGCAACCCGATGGAGAAGACGATCGGCCTCATCCCCGTATCGCACACCCTCTTCACCGGCTACAACCTGTTCATCACCCTCGGCCTGATCGTCATGCTGCCGCTGCTGGCGCGCGCGATGATGCCCGCCCCGGACAAGGTCGTTTCCGTCGATCCCGCCCTGTTGATCGACGAGCCCACCGAACAGCGCGTGCTCGGGCCCGACGCCTCGTTCGCCGAACGCATCGAGGAAAGCCGCGTGCTCGCCACGCTCACCGCTCTGCTGATCGCGGCCTTCCTCGTCCTGCAATTCGCCACCAAAGGCTTCGCGCTCGACATCAACACGGTCAACATCGCGTTTCTGGCGCTGGGTATCCTGCTGCACAAAACGCCGATGGCCTATGCCCGCGCGATCGGCAAGGCGACCCGCGGCACCGCCGGCATCCTGATTCAGTTCCCTTTCTATGCCGGCATCCAGGCGGTGATGGACCACTCCGGACTGGGCGCCGTCATCACCCATTGGTTCATCGCCATCGCCAACGTCCATACCTTCGCGTTCCTGGCGTTTCTCAGCTCGGCCGTGATCAATTTCGCCGTGCCGTCGGGCGGAGGGCATTGGGTGGTGCAGGGGCCGATCGTGATGCCGGCGGCGCAGGCGCTCGGGGCGGATCTGGGCAAATCGGCGATGGCGATCGCGTATGGCGAGGCCTGGACGAACATGGCGCAGCCGTTCTGGGCCTTGCCCGCGCTGGCGATCGCGGGATTGGGGGTGCGCGACATCATGGGGTATTGCATTACGGCGTTGCTGTTTTCGGGGGTGATTTTTGTGGTGGGGATTGTGGTGTTTTGA
- a CDS encoding ElyC/SanA/YdcF family protein, with protein sequence MNYSIGVLKLSSKFEMVSTKKFFSEEIIEKVTRELFISTPLHKADLLFVFGTRHSIEKFASAICVLWYGGFFRWLVITGGSRKKEQVDEATLIFEKIKSIGIPHECVFLEKKALHTGQNVEFSLPILDQNIGLKNIQSVIAMGKHCASARYLMTLEKHWPSVEKMLLAVNHFDIPDADWHRYPLTRARVSAEWEKLALYKRLGYIVDWHGTRHQSAVS encoded by the coding sequence GTGAATTATTCTATTGGCGTTTTAAAATTATCGAGCAAATTTGAAATGGTATCTACAAAAAAATTTTTTTCCGAAGAGATCATCGAAAAAGTAACGAGGGAGTTATTTATATCAACGCCTCTCCACAAAGCGGATTTGCTTTTTGTTTTTGGCACACGTCACTCCATAGAAAAATTTGCATCGGCAATTTGCGTTTTGTGGTATGGCGGATTTTTTCGCTGGCTTGTAATCACAGGCGGTAGTAGGAAAAAAGAACAGGTCGATGAGGCAACGCTGATTTTTGAAAAAATAAAATCCATTGGGATTCCACATGAATGTGTTTTTCTTGAAAAAAAGGCGTTGCACACAGGACAAAATGTGGAGTTTTCATTACCAATTCTGGACCAGAATATTGGTTTAAAAAATATTCAATCTGTTATTGCCATGGGAAAACATTGCGCATCGGCACGCTATTTAATGACGTTGGAGAAGCACTGGCCCAGCGTGGAAAAAATGCTGCTCGCGGTGAACCATTTCGACATTCCGGATGCAGATTGGCATCGTTACCCACTGACACGCGCTCGTGTCAGTGCAGAATGGGAAAAGTTGGCGCTTTACAAGCGTCTAGGGTATATCGTGGATTGGCATGGGACACGGCATCAAAGCGCCGTATCGTAA
- a CDS encoding phytanoyl-CoA dioxygenase family protein produces MAKNSYLNFFKKNGFLSSLPALNSQEVEQLLKNYQDLCGGCGKILLGEKRLFGHLKYAWVQKVVTHDKILEKVEKLIGENIFVWISEFNTKPSNSEKFFSWHQDAFYWNFKNLDEENFIPVVTAWIALTPSNKTNGCLKFIPGSHKKMLPHIETKSKENLLTRGQTIKEALEDSKTFYAQLNPGEFSLHHPLICHASDANISADDRVGLVVRYLAPEVIPPVQPAYAWLVRGEDRHGNWNDVFLDEEDNDLLVHRCIDSVKSFTGSDFK; encoded by the coding sequence ATGGCTAAAAATAGTTATTTGAATTTTTTCAAAAAAAATGGATTTTTAAGTTCTTTGCCGGCCCTAAATAGCCAAGAGGTTGAACAGCTTCTGAAAAACTATCAAGATCTATGCGGAGGATGCGGAAAAATTCTATTAGGTGAAAAAAGATTGTTTGGCCACCTGAAATACGCCTGGGTCCAAAAAGTAGTTACCCATGATAAAATTCTTGAAAAAGTTGAAAAATTAATTGGAGAAAACATTTTTGTTTGGATAAGCGAATTTAACACCAAACCTTCCAATTCCGAGAAATTTTTTTCTTGGCATCAAGATGCTTTTTATTGGAATTTTAAAAACCTGGATGAAGAAAATTTTATTCCCGTCGTTACCGCCTGGATCGCTTTGACGCCGTCGAATAAAACCAATGGGTGTTTAAAATTCATTCCAGGAAGTCATAAAAAAATGCTTCCTCATATTGAGACCAAAAGCAAAGAAAATCTTTTAACTCGCGGTCAGACAATAAAGGAAGCGCTAGAAGACAGTAAAACTTTCTATGCCCAGCTCAATCCAGGCGAATTTTCATTGCATCATCCTTTGATATGTCATGCTTCTGATGCAAACATTTCGGCGGACGACCGGGTCGGCCTAGTTGTACGATACTTGGCTCCGGAGGTTATCCCTCCAGTTCAACCCGCTTATGCATGGTTAGTTCGCGGAGAAGATCGGCACGGGAACTGGAACGATGTTTTTTTAGACGAGGAAGATAATGATCTATTGGTACATCGTTGCATAGATTCGGTAAAATCTTTCACCGGATCTGATTTTAAGTGA